In Deinococcus irradiatisoli, the genomic stretch TGCTCGCCGAGCCAGGTGATGTGCATGGTTTTTTTCAGTGCGCTCATGCCTTCAGCCTACGCCGCCCGGCCCGGCTTCAACCAGCGTCCGGGGCACCGTCCGGCGATCCGGCGGCCTCCCCTTCCCTGCCTTCGTCCTGCCAGTCCAGCTCTTGCCAGCCGCCTTCCCAGTCGTCGTCGTCGTCGAGCGAGGGCAAACAGACCTCGAAGGTGGCCCCGCCGCCGGGCGTGTCGAGCACGTTGATGTGGCCGCCGTGGGCGCTGATGACCTGTTGGGCGATAGTGAGGCCCAGCCCGGCCGAGCCGGCTTCCTTGCCCCGGTAGAACTTGTCGAAGATGCGCGGCTTGACCTCGTCGGGAATGCCGGGGCCGTGGTCGATGACGCAGACCTTGACCTGGGCGCCTTCTTCGCGGGCGTGGATGCTGACGAGGCTGGCCGAGCCGGTGACGCGCACGGCGTTGGTCACCAAATTGACGAACACCTGGGTCAGCCGCCCCGGATCGCCCACGATCTCGAGTTCCGGCACCTCGACGGCGATGCCGTAGTCGCGCCCCACCGCCCGTAGCACCTCGCCGAGGTTGACGAAGTGCGGCTCGATGCTCTGCACCAATTCGCCGCGCGAGAGCTGCAAGAGATCGTTGACCAGCCGGGTCATGTTCTCGGCCACCCGCTGGGCGTCGCTGAGCGTCTGGCTGGGCGGCGCGCCCACCGCCGCGAACTCGCGCTCCACCCGGCGCAGGTAGCCGAGCAGGGCGGTCAGCGGGGTGCGCAGTTCGTGGCTGGTTTCGGCCAGAAAGGTCTTTTGCAGGTTGAGCGCTTCTTCGAGCTGCTTGGCGGTGGCCTCGAGCTTGAGGCGGCCTTCCTCGGCCAGCTTGCCCAGGCGCTCGACTTCCTGCAGGCGCACCTGCAGGGCGGCGTTGAGCGCCCTAATCTCGCCCTCGGCCAGTTCGCGCCGCGAGCGCTCGGCGGCCTCGGCGATGGCGCGCTGCACCGCCGGCACCAGGCGCTCCAGGCGCTGCTTGAGCACGTAATCGGTGACGCCGCGCCGCAGGGTATCCACCGCGACTTCCTCACCCATGGCGCCGGTCACGATGATGAACGGCAGGTGGGCCGCCGCGCTGCGGGCCGCCTCGAACGCCGAGAGGCCGTCGTAGCCCGGCAATGAGAAGTCCGAGAGCACCAGGTGCGGCGAGAATTCGCTCAGCGCCGTGAGAAAGGCCTCGGCGTTGTCGACCTGGCGCAGCAGCGGCACCCACGGCAGATCGGTGCCTTCCAGGGTGATGGCGACAAGTTCCTGATCGAGAACGTTGTCCTCAAGATGCAGCACGCGGAGTTCGCCGCCAGGCGGCGGAAAGTTCAGCACGGAAGAAGTGGAGAGCGCCCGGGTCATTTAGCTTCAGTTTATGCTGCCCCGCTGACCGGCGTTTGTGCGGTGGTCAGAAACCATCACGTTTTCTTCACGGAAGTGTCACAATGAAAACAATCCGGTTCCAGAGGGAGTTGCCGGAGGCCCGCGCGTTACCTGTTGTGCCTGTCCGCTTTGTTCGTGCCCCTTTCCACTTACCCATGTTCAAGTTCAGGGAGGAATTCATGCACCCAGCCCAGCCCGCTTTCCGCCGGACGCTCCACAAAGCCCTGACCCTGGCCCTGGCCCTCGGCCTGCCGCTGGCTGCCGCCCAATCGGGCCGCGAGAGCACCCTGGTGATCGGCGGCGACTTCTCGGACCTGATCACCATGGACCCTGGCGTGTCGTACGAGTTCTCCGGCACGCTGGTCACCAACAATCTGTACGACACGCTGGTGGCCTACGAGGGCAACAACCTCACCACCCTGCGCCCCCGGCTGGCCTCGAGCTGGAAAGTGACGCCCACCGCCACCGGTTCGCGCATCACCTTCACCCTGCGCAACGCCAAATTCAGCACTGGCCGGCCGGTCACCGCCGCCGACGTGGTGTACTCGCTCAACCGGGTGATTCAGCTCAAGACCCCCTCGAGCTTTCTGTTCACCGACGTGGCCAACCTCAAAGTCGGCTCGGTGACGGCGCCCGACGCCAAGACGGTCGTGATGGACATTCCCAAGACCGCCAACCCGAACATTGTACTGGCACTGCTGACCTTCAACGTGGGCGGCGTGATCGACAGCACCGAGGCCAAAGCGCACGAGCAAAACGGCGACTTCGGCAGCAACTGGCTCAAGGACCACTCGGCCGGCTCGGGACCGTTCGTGCTCAACCGCTGGGACAGAAGCGCCCAGGTGGCGCTGGACGTCAACCCCAACGCCTTTCGCAAATCGCCCGCCATCAAGCGGGTGATCATGCGTTACATGCTCGAATCCTCGGCGCAGCAGTCGGCGATCAACTCCGGCGAGATCGACGTGGCCTGGGACTACACGCCCGACGCCTTCAAGGCCGCCCAGAGCAACCCCAAGCTCAAGGCGCTCAAGACCGGCAGCTTCCAGCTGGCCTACCTGGGTATGAACTCGGCCAAAGGCTCGCCCTTCGAAGATGCCCGGGTGCGCGAAGCGGTCAGGTACGCCATCGACCAGGACGGCATCATCAAGAGCCTGTTGCAGGGGCTGGGACGTAAAACCCAGACCATCATCCCGATCGGTCTGGCCGGCGCCAACACCGCCGTTCCCTACCCGTACAACCCCGCCAAGGCCAAGGAACTGCTGGCGGCGGCGGGCAAGCCCGACGGCTTCAGCGTGGACTTTCTGGTCAGCACCGGTTCATGCTCCGGCGGCGTACCGTGCCAGGATCTGGCGGCCAAAATCCAATCGGATCTGGCCAAGGTCGGCATCAAGGCCAACATCAGGCAGATGGTCAACTCGGAATTGCTGACCACCTACCGCGCCCAGAAAGCCCCGCTGATCCAGGTCGCCTGGAGCCCGGATTATCCGGATGCCGACGGCAACGGCACGCCGCTGGCGGACTACAACGCCAAGTCGCTGGCCTGGCGCAACAGCTGGCAAAACGCAGAGGCGAGCAAGCTGGCGCAGTCCGCAGCCGTCGAAACCGACCAGTCCAAGCGGGTGGCCCTCTATAAGCAGCTCACCGATCTGGTCGCCAAGGAAGGCCCCTACGCCATCTTGTACCAACCGTACAAGCCGGTGGTAACCAGCGCCAACGTAGTAGGGTTTGTCCGCAACGCCAACGGCGACGTGCGCCTCGAGAAAGTCAGCAAGAAGTAAAGCCGGCGATCAAGCCGCCCGCTCCTCTCCCCGCAGGAGCGGAGCGGTTCGCCGTTCAGCGGGAAAGCGTTGTTGACTTTCGCCCCGCGTATGAGGAGTGTCTTTTGCTGATCTACATTCTCCGGCGGCTGGCCCTGATGCTGTTCGTGCTGTGGGGCGTGTCGCTGGCCGCTTTTCTGATCTCGCACGCCCTGCCCGCCGACCCGGCGGCGGCGGCGCTGGGCAACAACGCCCGCGAGGAGCAGTTGCAGGAATTCCGGGTCAAGAACGGCCTCGACCGGCCGCTGCCGGTGCAGTACGGCGTCTACATGGGCAAGCTGCTGCGCGGCGACCTGGGCAAGTCCCTGAGAACCCAGAACGGCATCACCGACGACCTGCGCCAGTTCTTTCCGGCGACGCTGGAACTCACCCTCGGTGCGGTGCTGTTCGCAGTGGTGATCGGTTTGCCGCTGGGCATCCTGGCGGCCTTGCAGCACGGCAAGGCGCTCGATTTGCTGGCGCGCATCTTCGCCCTGCTGGGCGGGGCCACCCCGGTGTACTGGCTGGCGATTCTGGCGCTCAACGTCTTTCACGAGCGCCTCGGCTGGCTGCCGGGGCCGGGGCGGCTCGACGCCTACAGTCTGGCGCCGCCGGTGCACAGCGGGCTGGTAACGGTAGACGCCCTGCTGGCCCGTGACCCGGAAGTGCTGGTCGACGCCCTGCGCCACCTGATTTTGCCGGGGCTGGTGCTGGGCGCCTTCTCGGCGGCGCTGCTGACCCGCATGACCCGCAGCGCCCTCCTGGAAGTGCTCTCGCAGGACTACATCCGCACCGCCCGCGCCAAGGGGCTGGCGCAGAACAGGGTGATCGCCAAGCACGCCCTGAAAAACGCCGCCCTGCCGCTCCTGACCGTGCTGGGCAGCTTGTTCGGCAGCCTGCTCACCGGCGCGGTGCTCACCGAGACGATCTTTTCCTGGCCGGGCATCGGCGGCTACGCCACCACCTCGGCCATCAGCCTCGACTTTCCCGCCGTGATGGGCGTGACCCTGGTGGCGGGGCTGGCCTACTCGCTGGTGAACTTGCTGGTGGACCTCGCCTACGCCGCCTTCGACCCCAGGATCAGTTTCTCATGACCGACCTTCCAAGTGTTTCCCGCCCGGCCGCGCGCCAGGAAAGCGCCGCGTTGCGGCGGCTACGTCGCAACGGCGGCGCCCTGCTCGGCTTCGCGCTGCTGGCATTGCTGGTGCTGGCCGCCCTCCTCGGCCCGCTGTTTCTGGGCAGCCCCACCAGCCAGGACCTGGCCGCCCGGCTGGCGGCGCCCTCGGCCGCGCACTGGCTCGGCACCGATCAGCTCGGCCGCGACGTGCTCACGCGGGTGCTCAGCGGCGGGCGCATCTCGCTGGGGCTGGGCGTCAGCGTGATGCTGGCGTCTCTCATCTCCGGCTCCATCATCGGCCTGCTGGCCGGGCTGCTCGGCGGCTGGTGGGACGAAGTGCTGATGCGCGTCACCGACATCTTCCTGGCCTTCCCGAGCCTCATTCTGGCGATGGCCATCTCGGCGGCGCTGGGACCGAACCTCACCAACGTGATGATCGCGGTGGCGCTGGTGTCGTGGCCGACCTACGCCCGCCTGATCCGCGCGCAGGTGCTGGCCCTGCGCGAACGCGAGTTCGTGGAGGCCGCCCGCGCGCTGGGCAGTTCGCAGGGCCGGGTGGCGCTCAGGCACCTGCTGCCCAACTCGCTGGCGCCCCTCTTGGTGCAGGGCAGCTTCGACGTGGGCAGCGCCATCCTGACGGCGGCGGGGCTGGGCTTTATCGGCTTCGGCGCCCAGCCGCCCACCCCGGAGTGGGGCGCGATGGTGTCGGAGACCCGCAACTACATTTCCCAGGCGCCCTGGGCGTCGAGCACCCCGGCCATCGCCATTTTGCTGACGGTGCTGGCCTTCAACCTGATCGGCGACGCCCTGCGCGACGTGTTCGATCCACGCTCGCGCTAAAGCAGAGACGGCAAAGAGACAGCCGGCAGCTCAACGTCGGCTGTCTCTTTGCCGTTTCAGTTGTAGTGGTAGCGCTTGAGCTCGGCCTGGTAACGGGCCAGCTCATGCGGTGAGGCCACCTGCCGGGCCGCCTCCACCCGCAGTTCGAGCACTTCCTGATCGTTGGGATCGATTCTCAGGTACTGGTTGGCGAGCAGCACCACCCGCCGGTACGCTTCCATGTTCCGCGCCTGAACGATCTGGGCGCGCAGTTCCAGCGTCAAGGAAAGCAGCAGCGTTTCGCGCTGGGCCTCGATCCAGGCGCAGGCGTCGGCCTGCGGCAAAAATGGTCCCCGGTAGAGCGCCAGCGCCCGCGCCATTTCCTGGGCCTTGACCGCTTCGAGGAAATGCACAAAATCGAACTCGACTTCCACCCAGCGGCCCAGGTGGTACTGCGGCGCGTGGTGCGGGCCCTGGGCACAGATCAGTTCGTGACCGAGCTTGTCGCGCAGTTCCTTGAGGCACTGGCGCACGTAGGCCCCGGCGGTCGCCGCTTCCTTGTCGGGCCACAGGTCGAGCTGCATCTGCGCGCGGGTGCGCCCCGGCTCCAGCGCCAGATACACCAGCAGCGGCACGCAGCCGGTGCGCGTGAAACTGATTTCCAGGCCGTCTTTGAACACCGCCGTCTGGCCCAGGGTCTTGACCGTCACCCGGATGGCCCCGTCCTCGGTGAGCCGGGGAAAATCGATCAGGTTCAGGTGTGCCAGCTGATCGATCAGGGGCTCCATCAGCGGCGCGGTGTCGGGTTCGAGCAGCGCGAAGTGCAGCAGTTCGCTGAGTTCCTCGAAGTCCGGCTTGAAGCCGGTGAGCTGGCGCAACCTGAGCAGCTGGGTCACCGCCTCGCTCAGTGCCGGCACGACCTTGAGTTCGGCGTCCTGGCCGCCGGCGCGCAGGCAGGCGGCGGCGTAGTGAAGTTGCGCCCGGCACAGTTCCGGCACCCGCCCGGCCTGACGAAACAGCCCGGCGGCCCGGCTCAGGCTCGCCTGCGCCGCCAGCAGGTCGCCGCGCCGCCGCTCGATGACCCCGGCGGTGGCCCACAGCTCGGCCGGCCAGGCCTCCGGCATCAGGCCGTAGCCCATCAGCGCGCCGGCGGCCCGACCGTGCTGCCCGTGCAGGCTGTAATGCTCGGCCAGGCGCGAGACGGTCCACAGGCGCAGTTCGCTGTCGCCGAGCTGCTCGGCCAGCGGGAACAGCTGCTCGAGCACCGCCGCGTAGGTGCCCTGGTCGCCGACCAGGCGGCACAGTTCGGCTTCGCTGCCCAGCAGCAGCGCCGAGATGCGCGGCGCGTCGATGCCTTCGAGCGCCTGTTTGGCTTCGCTGAGCCGGGCGCGGGCCTCGCTGAATTCGCCGGCCGAGAGGTGCAGTTCGAGCAGCTGGCGCAGCGCGCTGACGCGCGGCCCGGGAAAGCTGCCCTCAGGCAGCAGGTACAGCGCCTCGGTGAGCAGCGTCTTGGCCCGCTTAGGGTTGCCCAGCTGGCGGTACATCTGCGCCAGCGACACCGTCACGCGGGCCGAGAGTTCCTCGTCGCCCAGCGCCAAGTAGCCGTGCCAGGCGCGCTCCACCCGTTTGAGACCGGCGGCGGTGTCGCCCAGCTTGAATTCGCACACGCCCCACCAGCGCCAGGCCCGCAGTTGTAATTCACCTGTCAGATCCGGCGCAGTAAGTTCGAAGTGCGCCGCCGCTTCGGCGTACCGGCCCAGCAGGCGCAGCACGTTGCCGAGTTCCACCCGGCCTTCCTGATCGCCCAGCATGGCCGCGCGGGTCAGCGGCACCTCGGCGTCGTCCAATCGGCCCAGGCGCAGCAGCGAGATGCCCAGCAGCAAGGCTTCCCGGGCCGTTCTCGCCCGGCCCTGGAGATGTGTGACCACGGCCTGAAATTGTTCGGCTTCAAACTGCGCTTCGATATCGCTCACACGACGTTTCCTTTGATCTACAGTTGGCCCGCTAGATTGCCGGCATGACAACCGCTTCTGTTCGCAAGATGACCGCGCTGGTGTTTGCCCTGTTCATCGTCGGCGGTTCGCTGGCGGCGGCGGCCGGTCCCAACGACTTCGGCGAGATGCGTCACAACGTGATCGTGCAGGCCCCCGGGAAGTAAAACATGACCCATCCTACCCCAACCCCGCGCCCGAGGCCCCAGCCCAAACCGCTGCTGCCGCGTCCCCAGATCGAGCGCCTCGACGCGCCGGGCGGACGCACGGTGCCGGTGATGATCGGCGGGCCGGCCGACTACGGCGAGATGTAAGGCGGGAGATCCAACGCTGCGCCACCAGCGGCAAGAAGCTTCGCCCCGAGGACGCGCCCTCGGGGCGAAGCTTTTTTGGATTACTCGGCGGAGCGCTCGTCGAGCGGGCCGGCCGGCAAACTGAAAGCGAAGGTGGCGCCTTCGCCCAGCGCCGAGGACGCCCAGACCCGGCCGCCGTGGCGCTTGATCAGCCGCTGCACGTTCGCCAGCCCCACCCCGATGCCCTCGAACTCGTGGTCGAGGTGTAGGCGCTGAAACACGCCGAACAGCTTGCCGCTGAAGCGCGGATCGAAGCCCACCCCGTTGTCGCGGACCTCGACGATCCACTCCGCGCCCTCCAGACGCGCCCGCACCTCGACCTGCGCTTCCGGGCGGGTGCGGGTGTACTTCACGGCGTTGCCCAGCACGTTGAGCAGCACCTGCTCGAGCAGCACCGGGTCGCCCAGCACCACCGGCAGCTCGCCGACGATCCAGCGCAGGCGGCGCTGCTCGAGATCGGCGGCCAGCTCGTTCTGCACGCGCCGGACCAGGCAGGCCAGGTCCACCGGCACGCGCCTGAGCGGGGTCCTGGCCTGCCGCGCGAGGCCCAGCATGGCTTCCACCAGGGTGCCCATGCGCGCCGCCGCCTGCTCGATGGCGTTCAGGTAGTGCCGTCCCCTGTCCAGGTCGCCACTTTCCAGGCTGCGGCGCAGCAGGGCCGCGAAGCCCGAGATATGCCGGATGGGGGCGCGCAGATCGTGCGAGAGGCTGTAGTTGAAGGCGTCGAGCTCGGTGTTCAGGTCGCGCAGTTCCTGGGTGCGGGCGCTGACCTGCTGCTCCAGATGCGTTTGCCAGGCGGCCCGTTCCTGCTCGATGCGTTTGCTCTCGCGGATGTCGCGGGTCACGGTGGCGTAGCCGATGCAGGCGCCGGTCGTTTCGTCGTTGAGGGTAAAGATGGTGCGGTGCACGGCGATGCTCTCGCCGGTGAGCTGGTGCACCAAGCGCATCTCCCCCGCCCAGCGGCCCTGCCGGCGAACGTCTTCCCAGGCCTGGTTCACCAGCAGTTCGCGGTCGTCGGGGTGGACCAGGTCGGCGAAGGTCGTGCCCGGCGCGAGCTCGCGCTCGTAGCCGATCAATCGCCGGCCCGCCGCATTGATGTACTGCAGGCGGTGCTCGGCGTCGGAGAACGCGATGAAATCGGTGCTGGCCTCGGCCACCAGGGCCAGGCGGCGGCGCTCCTGATCGCTGCGTATCTGCCCGCTGACATCGCGCAGGTAGGCGGCGAAGTAGGTGCGGCCCGCGAACTCCAGCGGGTGAAAGGCGATTTCGCAGGCGAAAATCTCGCCGCTGCGCCGCTGCGCTTCGACCTGAACGCGGTGGTTGAGCAGGTGCGGCACCCGGGTGCTCAGGTAGCGCTTCATGCCGCGCTCGTGCGCTTCGCGGTAGGCCGGCGGCACGATCAGTTCGCTGAGGCTGCGCCCCAGGGCTTCCTCGCGTGTCCAGCCGAAGGTGCGCTCGGCGGCCGGATTCCACTCGACCACCACGTTGTCCTGATCGATGGCGACGATGCCGTCCAGCGAGGCTTGCAGCATGGCGCTGGCAATGGCCGCTGTGGAGAAGGGAACCGGAGACGACAGGGGCATGGAAACGCTTCAGTATAGCGGCTGGCGCTGTCACAGAAAAATTCACGCCCGGCGCCCGGCCGGGGGTATGATGCCCGCCGTGCGACGTGTCCCGGCCCACGGTTCCTGGCAACGAACGCGCGGGGTGATGGTGGCCTCGCAGTTCATCACCCAGCTGGCCTTCACCCTGGGGCTGCCGTTCCTGCCGCTGTACCTGCAGCAGCTCGGCGTGCACGATCCACAGCGCGCCGCGCTGTGGGCCGGCGCGTCGGCCACCTTCAGCGGCCTGGCGATGGCCCTGATGGCCCCGATCTGGGGCCGGCTGGCCGACCGGGTGGGGCGCAAGGCCATGGTGCTGCGCGCCACCTTCGCCGGAGTGCTGGTGGTGGGCGGCATGGCGCTGGTGCAGGGACCCGTCGCGCTGCTGGCGCTGCGCCTCTTACAGGGCCTCCTAACCGGCACCGTCTCGGCCTCCAACACGCTGGTCGCCGACAGCGTGCCGAAAAACAAGCTCGGCTCCAGCATGGCGCTGATGCAGACGGCGGTGTTCGCGGGCGCGGCGGGCGGGCCGTTGATCGGCGGAGTCATCGCCGACCGCTTCGGCTACCGCTGGCCGTTCGGCGCCACCGCCGCGCTGCTGCTGCTCTCGGGCCTGCTGGTGCTGCTGGGCAGCCGGGAGGAGTTCAAACCGCAGGCCCGCACGCAGCCGTCGCGCAGCGAACGCCGGGCCCGCACCCGGCAGATCTGGCTGCTGCTGGGACCGATCATCGTGGTCAACTTTCTCGACCAGCTGGCCGGATCGGTGGTGGGGCCGGTGCTGCCGCTGGTGATCGCCCACCTCGCCGGCGGGCAGCAGAGCGGCGTGGCGACCCTGACCGGCACCATCCTGGGCTCGGTGGCGGTCAGCGCCAGCATCGGCGCGCTGATCGCCGGGCGCCTGACCGGACGCTGGCCGCCGCCGCAGGTGGTGGCGGCGTGCGCCGGGGGCGCGGCCGTGTTTGCCCTGCTGCAGGGGCTGGCGTCCAGCGTGCTGCTGCTCGGCGTGTTCCGGGTGATCATGGGCCTGTTCATCGGCGGCACCCTGCCGGCCGCCAACGTGCTGCTGGGCAATCTGGTGCCGCCCCAGGACCGGGGCGTGGCCTTCGGCCTGACCGCCAGCGCCACCTCGCTGGGCTTCGCCGCAGGGCCGCTGCTGGGCGCGCTGCTGGTGCATGTGGGGCTCAGGGCGCCGTTTCTGCTGACTTCGGGCCTGCTGGCCCTCGAATGCCTGTGGATGGTGTGGTCCTCGCGGCGCCTGAATTCGGCCAGCGGTTGACGAGAGCCTGACTTGGCCTACCAGTCGGGCACCCAGAAGTCCGTAGAATGCACTCAAGCACCCTTGGAGGCCCACATGAAAGAGACGAACCATCTCGGCAAACGTCGCAAGATCATCGACGGCTTTGAAAAAGTTACCGGCACCGCCCGCTACACCGCCGACGTTTCGCTGGCGGGCATGCTTCACGCCCGCCCGGTACTGTCGATCTACCCGCACGCCAAAGTGCGCTCCATCGACGCCGAAGCGGCCCTGACGATGCCCGGCGTCGTGGCGGTGCTCACCGGGCAGGACCTCAACCGGGGGCGGGCGGCCCCCTCGCGCTCGCGGATGATTCTGGCCGGCGACGAGGTGATGTTCGCCGGGCAGCCGGTGGCCGTGGTGGTGGCCGACAGCGAGGCCCACGCCGCCGACGCCGCCGCATTGCTGGACATCGACTACGACGTGCTCGAAAGCGTGGACGACGCCGAGCAGGCCATGACCGACGAGTTGCTGGTCTGGCCGCACGGCGCGCCCACTGCCGACGGCAGCATGGCCAGCCTGCACGGCGGTGAGGCCGGCGGCGACGGCGGTCAGAAGGCCTCCAACATCGACCAGCAGCGCGTCTTCGAGCGCGGCGACGCCCGCGCCGCCCTGGAAAGCGCCCATGCCGTGATCGAGCGCCGCTACACCAACGCCTGGGTCCACCAGTCGTACCTGGAACCGCACGCGGTGGTGGCGCAGCCGGGCGCCCGGCCCGGTCAGGTCACGGTGTACACCAGCACCCAGGGCCAGTACACCGTACGTGCCGAGGTGGCCGGCGCGCTGGGCCTGCGCGACCGCGACGTGCGCGTCGAGCCGATGACGGTCGGCGGCGGTTTCGGGGCCAAGTACGGCATCCTCGACGCGCTGGTGGCGGCGGTGTCGCTGCATGTGCGCCGCCCGGTGCGGATGGTGCTGTCGCGCTCGGAGGACATGCTCACCACCATGCCGGCGCCGGGCATCACCACCGACATCCGCCTGGGGGCCGACGAGCAGGGCCAGCTCACCGCGCTGGACGTGCGGGTGGTGATCGAAAACGGCCTGTTCAGCTTCGGGCACGCCGGCATCATCGCCACCGTGATCGGCGGCCTCTACCGCTGCGACAACGTGCGCATCGAGACCTTCGAGGTGGTGACCCACCGCTCGCCGACCGGCGCTTACCGCGCTCCCGGCGTGCCGCAGGCGCTCTTCGCGCTCGAATCGAGCATCGACGAGCTGGCCCGCGAACTGGGTCACGACCCGCTGGAACTGCGCTACCTGAATGCCGTGGAAGCCGGCGACCTCACCGGCACCGGGCAGCCCTGGCCCGACATCGGCCTCAAGGCCTGCCTGGAGCGCGCCCGCCAGCACCCGATCTGGCAGGGCCGTGGGCAGACACCGGGCGAAGGGGTGGGCCTGGCCGTCGGCGGCTGGCCCGGCGCCTTCTCGCCGGCCGGAGCGGTGTGCCGGGTGGATACCGACGGCACCGTGCGGCTGCATGTCGGCAGCGTGGACATCAGCGGGGTGCATTCCTCGATGGTGCTGATCGCCGCCGAGACGCTGGGCGTGGAACCCGAGGCGGTGGAGATCGTGCAGGGCACCACCGACAGCGGCCCCTACGCGCCGGGCTCGGGCGGCTCGCAGGTGACCATCAGCCTGGGCGGCGCGGTGCTCGACGCCAGCCAGCAGGTGCGCGACCAGCTGCTCGATCTGGCGGCCACGCAGTTCGAGGCTCACCGTGAGGACATCGAGCTTGTCGGCGGCGAAGCGCGGGTGCGCGGCGTGCCGGGCATGGCGGTGGGCATCGGCAAACTGGCGCAGCGCGCCCAGCGGCAGGCCGGCGGGCCCGGCCCGGTGGTGGCCGAGGGCCGCGCCGCCATCAAGGCCGGGGCACCGGGCTTCATCGTGCAGTTCGTGCGCGTTCAGGTCGATCCCGAGACCGGCGTCATCA encodes the following:
- a CDS encoding hybrid sensor histidine kinase/response regulator, producing MTRALSTSSVLNFPPPGGELRVLHLEDNVLDQELVAITLEGTDLPWVPLLRQVDNAEAFLTALSEFSPHLVLSDFSLPGYDGLSAFEAARSAAAHLPFIIVTGAMGEEVAVDTLRRGVTDYVLKQRLERLVPAVQRAIAEAAERSRRELAEGEIRALNAALQVRLQEVERLGKLAEEGRLKLEATAKQLEEALNLQKTFLAETSHELRTPLTALLGYLRRVEREFAAVGAPPSQTLSDAQRVAENMTRLVNDLLQLSRGELVQSIEPHFVNLGEVLRAVGRDYGIAVEVPELEIVGDPGRLTQVFVNLVTNAVRVTGSASLVSIHAREEGAQVKVCVIDHGPGIPDEVKPRIFDKFYRGKEAGSAGLGLTIAQQVISAHGGHINVLDTPGGGATFEVCLPSLDDDDDWEGGWQELDWQDEGREGEAAGSPDGAPDAG
- a CDS encoding ABC transporter substrate-binding protein; its protein translation is MFKFREEFMHPAQPAFRRTLHKALTLALALGLPLAAAQSGRESTLVIGGDFSDLITMDPGVSYEFSGTLVTNNLYDTLVAYEGNNLTTLRPRLASSWKVTPTATGSRITFTLRNAKFSTGRPVTAADVVYSLNRVIQLKTPSSFLFTDVANLKVGSVTAPDAKTVVMDIPKTANPNIVLALLTFNVGGVIDSTEAKAHEQNGDFGSNWLKDHSAGSGPFVLNRWDRSAQVALDVNPNAFRKSPAIKRVIMRYMLESSAQQSAINSGEIDVAWDYTPDAFKAAQSNPKLKALKTGSFQLAYLGMNSAKGSPFEDARVREAVRYAIDQDGIIKSLLQGLGRKTQTIIPIGLAGANTAVPYPYNPAKAKELLAAAGKPDGFSVDFLVSTGSCSGGVPCQDLAAKIQSDLAKVGIKANIRQMVNSELLTTYRAQKAPLIQVAWSPDYPDADGNGTPLADYNAKSLAWRNSWQNAEASKLAQSAAVETDQSKRVALYKQLTDLVAKEGPYAILYQPYKPVVTSANVVGFVRNANGDVRLEKVSKK
- a CDS encoding ABC transporter permease, with the protein product MLIYILRRLALMLFVLWGVSLAAFLISHALPADPAAAALGNNAREEQLQEFRVKNGLDRPLPVQYGVYMGKLLRGDLGKSLRTQNGITDDLRQFFPATLELTLGAVLFAVVIGLPLGILAALQHGKALDLLARIFALLGGATPVYWLAILALNVFHERLGWLPGPGRLDAYSLAPPVHSGLVTVDALLARDPEVLVDALRHLILPGLVLGAFSAALLTRMTRSALLEVLSQDYIRTARAKGLAQNRVIAKHALKNAALPLLTVLGSLFGSLLTGAVLTETIFSWPGIGGYATTSAISLDFPAVMGVTLVAGLAYSLVNLLVDLAYAAFDPRISFS
- the nikC gene encoding nickel transporter permease produces the protein MTDLPSVSRPAARQESAALRRLRRNGGALLGFALLALLVLAALLGPLFLGSPTSQDLAARLAAPSAAHWLGTDQLGRDVLTRVLSGGRISLGLGVSVMLASLISGSIIGLLAGLLGGWWDEVLMRVTDIFLAFPSLILAMAISAALGPNLTNVMIAVALVSWPTYARLIRAQVLALREREFVEAARALGSSQGRVALRHLLPNSLAPLLVQGSFDVGSAILTAAGLGFIGFGAQPPTPEWGAMVSETRNYISQAPWASSTPAIAILLTVLAFNLIGDALRDVFDPRSR
- a CDS encoding SARP family transcriptional regulator, producing MSDIEAQFEAEQFQAVVTHLQGRARTAREALLLGISLLRLGRLDDAEVPLTRAAMLGDQEGRVELGNVLRLLGRYAEAAAHFELTAPDLTGELQLRAWRWWGVCEFKLGDTAAGLKRVERAWHGYLALGDEELSARVTVSLAQMYRQLGNPKRAKTLLTEALYLLPEGSFPGPRVSALRQLLELHLSAGEFSEARARLSEAKQALEGIDAPRISALLLGSEAELCRLVGDQGTYAAVLEQLFPLAEQLGDSELRLWTVSRLAEHYSLHGQHGRAAGALMGYGLMPEAWPAELWATAGVIERRRGDLLAAQASLSRAAGLFRQAGRVPELCRAQLHYAAACLRAGGQDAELKVVPALSEAVTQLLRLRQLTGFKPDFEELSELLHFALLEPDTAPLMEPLIDQLAHLNLIDFPRLTEDGAIRVTVKTLGQTAVFKDGLEISFTRTGCVPLLVYLALEPGRTRAQMQLDLWPDKEAATAGAYVRQCLKELRDKLGHELICAQGPHHAPQYHLGRWVEVEFDFVHFLEAVKAQEMARALALYRGPFLPQADACAWIEAQRETLLLSLTLELRAQIVQARNMEAYRRVVLLANQYLRIDPNDQEVLELRVEAARQVASPHELARYQAELKRYHYN
- a CDS encoding sensor histidine kinase; translation: MPLSSPVPFSTAAIASAMLQASLDGIVAIDQDNVVVEWNPAAERTFGWTREEALGRSLSELIVPPAYREAHERGMKRYLSTRVPHLLNHRVQVEAQRRSGEIFACEIAFHPLEFAGRTYFAAYLRDVSGQIRSDQERRRLALVAEASTDFIAFSDAEHRLQYINAAGRRLIGYERELAPGTTFADLVHPDDRELLVNQAWEDVRRQGRWAGEMRLVHQLTGESIAVHRTIFTLNDETTGACIGYATVTRDIRESKRIEQERAAWQTHLEQQVSARTQELRDLNTELDAFNYSLSHDLRAPIRHISGFAALLRRSLESGDLDRGRHYLNAIEQAAARMGTLVEAMLGLARQARTPLRRVPVDLACLVRRVQNELAADLEQRRLRWIVGELPVVLGDPVLLEQVLLNVLGNAVKYTRTRPEAQVEVRARLEGAEWIVEVRDNGVGFDPRFSGKLFGVFQRLHLDHEFEGIGVGLANVQRLIKRHGGRVWASSALGEGATFAFSLPAGPLDERSAE
- a CDS encoding MFS transporter, with protein sequence MRRVPAHGSWQRTRGVMVASQFITQLAFTLGLPFLPLYLQQLGVHDPQRAALWAGASATFSGLAMALMAPIWGRLADRVGRKAMVLRATFAGVLVVGGMALVQGPVALLALRLLQGLLTGTVSASNTLVADSVPKNKLGSSMALMQTAVFAGAAGGPLIGGVIADRFGYRWPFGATAALLLLSGLLVLLGSREEFKPQARTQPSRSERRARTRQIWLLLGPIIVVNFLDQLAGSVVGPVLPLVIAHLAGGQQSGVATLTGTILGSVAVSASIGALIAGRLTGRWPPPQVVAACAGGAAVFALLQGLASSVLLLGVFRVIMGLFIGGTLPAANVLLGNLVPPQDRGVAFGLTASATSLGFAAGPLLGALLVHVGLRAPFLLTSGLLALECLWMVWSSRRLNSASG